The region GTATTTCATTCCAGGCGATGCGCGGTAAATTGCAGGACTTTATGAAGATCATCCGTGACGATCCGGCGGTAGATAATGTCACCGGTTTTACCGGCGGTTCACGTGTTAACAGCGGCATGATGTTTATCACCCTGAAACCCCGCGGTGTGCGCCACGAAACTGCGCAACAGGTGATTGATCGTCTGCGCGGCAAGCTGGCCAAAGAGCCGGGCGCGAGCCTGTTTTTGATGGCCGTGCAGGATATTCGCGTCGGCGGTCGCCAGGCCAATGCCAGCTACCAGTTCGCTTTGCTGTCGGACTCGCTCAGCGCCCTGCGCGAATGGGAGCCCAAAATTCGCAAAGCCCTTGCCGCGCTGCCGGAACTTGCGGACGTTAACTCGGATCAGCAGGATAACGGCGCGGAGATGAATCTGGTGTACGACCGTGAAACCATGTCGCGGCTCGGTATCAGCGTCCAGGCGGCCAACAGCCTGCTGAATAATGCCTTCGGTCAACGGCAGATTTCCACCATTTACCAGCCGCTAAACCAGTACAAAGTGGTGATGGAAGTCGACCCGCGCTACACCCAGGATGTCAGCGCGCTGGATAAGATGTACGTCATCAACAGTGACGGCGAAACGATCCCGCTCTCCTACTTCGCGCACTGGCAGCCCGCAAACGCGCCGCTGTCGGTGAATCACCAGGGGCTGTCGGCGGCCTCGACCATTGCCTTTAACCTGCCAACGGGAACCTCGTTATCGCAAGCCAGCGACGCCATTAACCGCGCGATGACGCAGCTTGGCGTGCCTTCCAGCGTGCGCGGCAGTTTTGCCGGCACCGCGCAGGTGTTCCAGGAAACAATGAACTCGCAGGTCATCCTGATCCTGGCGGCCATTGCGACGGTCTATATCGTGCTGGGGATTTTGTACGAAAGCTATGTTCACCCGCTGACCATTCTCTCTACCCTGCCCTCGGCGGGCGTGGGCGCGCTGCTGGCGCTTGAGCTTTTCGGCGCGCCATTCAGTTTGATCGCGCTAATTGGCATTATGCTGTTGATTGGGATTGTAAAGAAAAACGCGATTATGATGGTCGACTTCGCGCTCGAAGCGCAGCGCCAGGGTAATCTCACGGCTGAAGAGGCGATTTTCCAGGCCTGCCTGCTGCGTTTTCGCCCGATCATGATGACCACGCTGGCGGCGCTGTTTGGCGCGCTGCCATTAGTGATCTCCGGTGGCGACGGCTCAGAGCTACGCCAGCCGCTCGGTATTACGATTGTGGGCGGGCTGGTAATGAGCCAGTTACTCACCCTGTACACCACGCCGGTGGTCTATCTCTTCTTCGACCGCCTGCGTATGCGCTTTAGCCGACACGAAAGAGAGCCAGTTAGTGAATGAATGAGCTACCGAAAAATATCCGCTGGCAGCTATGGATCGTCGCCTTTGGCTTTTTTATGCAGTCGCTGGATACCACCATTGTTAACACGGCGCTCCCCTCGATGGCGAAAAGCCTCGGGGAGAGCCCGCTGCACATGCATATGGTGGTGGTCGCCTATGTGCTGACGGTAGCGGTGATGCTGCCCGCCAGCGGCTGGCTGGCAGACCGGGTTGGCGTGCGGAACATCTTTTTTGCCGCCATTGTGCTGTTTACCACCGGCTCACTGTTTTGCGCGCAGGCGTCGACACTCGATCAGTTAGTCATGGCGCGCGTGCTGCAAGGTGTCGGCGGCGCGATGATGGTGCCGGTCGGCAGGCTAACGGTGATGAAAATTGTCCCACGCGATCAGTACATGGCGGCGATGACTTTTGTCACCCTGCCGGGGCAGGTAGGCCCGCTGCTCGGCCCGGCGCTTGGTGGTATCCTGGTGGAATATGCCTCCTGGCACTGGATTTTCCTGATTAATCTGCCGGTGGGCATTCTCGGTGCGATCGCCACCCTCAGCCTGATGCCCAACTACACCCTGCAAACCCGCCGCTTTGATATGGCGGGTTTTGTGCTGCTCGCGGGCGGCATGGCAACGCTGACGCTGGCGCTCGATGGCAATCGCGGGCTGGGGCTAACGTCGTGGCAACTCGGCGCGCTGGTGGCGGTGGGCGCGGCGGCGATGCTCTTTTATCTGCTGCATGCCAGAGGCAACGACGGTGCATTATTTAATCTGCGGTTGTTCCGCACGCCCTCTTTTTCGCTGGGTCTGGCCGGGAGTTTCGCCGGGCGCATCGGCAGCGGTATGTTGCCGTTTATGACGCCGGTGTTTTTGCAGATTGGCCTGGGGTTTTCGCCCTTTCATGCCGGGCTGATGATGATCCCGATGGTGCTGGGCAGCATGGGAATGAAACGCATCGTGGTGCAGGTGGTGAACCGCTTTGGTTACCGCCGCGCGCTGGTCTGCTCCACGCTTGGCCTGGCCGCCATCAGCCTGCTGTTTATGGCAACAGCGCTGCTCGGCTGGTATTACCTGCTGCCGGTGGTGCTGTTCTGCCAGGGGATGATCAACTCGATGCGCTTCTCCTCCATGAACACCTTAACGCTCAAAGATCTGCCCGATGAGCTGGCCAGCGGCGGCAACAGCCTGCTGTCGATGATCATGCAGTTATCGATGAGTATCGGGGTGACTGTCGCCGGGCTGCTGCTCGGCCTGTTTGGTCAGCAGCATCTGTCCGCAGACAGCGGCGTGGCGCACCATGTTTTCCTTTACACCTATCTCAGCATGGCGGTGATTATTTCACTTCCGGCGTTGCTCTTCGCCCGCGTCCCGAATGACGCCAGCCAGAACGTCGTGATTGCCCGTCGCAACAGGAGAGCGTCATGAAGTTCTGGCGGCCGGGTATTACGGCCAAACTGTTTCTGGCGATTTTAGCCACCTGTATTGTTCTGCTGATCACCATGCACTGGGCAGTGCGTCTCAGCTTTGAGCACGGTTTTATTGACTACATTAAGCGCGGCAACGAACAGCGCCTGCAAATGCTGAGCGACTCGCTGGCTGAGCAGTATGCGCAAAACGGTAGCTGGCAGTTTCTGCGCAACAATGACCGGGTGATTTTCCAGCTCTTGCGTTCATTCGAACGCGATAACGACCGTGAAGAAGACCGGCCTGGCGAACCGCCGCGCGAGATGGACAACAATGCACCGCCAGGCATGGAACCCGGCGGGGAGCGTGACATGCGTTCCGGCCCGAATGACGAAATGGAGCGCTCCCCTGGCCCGCCGCCGCCGGATATGCCGCCGCACGGCTGGCGCACCAAATTCTGGGTCGCCGATCAGGATAATAATGTGCTGGTCGGCCCGCGCTCACCGGTGCCAAAGGATGGCACACGCCGGGCAATTGTCGTGAATAACGCGACCGTCGGCTGGGTTATCGCTTCGCCGATTGAGCGCCTGACGCGCAACACCGATATCAACTTTGAACGCCAGCAGCGCCGCACCAGTTGGCTGATTGTCGGCCTTGCCACGCTGCTCGCCGCGCTGGCGACTTTCCCGCTGGCGCGCGGTTTACTGGCGCCGGTAAAACGGCTGGTCGATGGCACCCACCGGCTCGCCTCGGGCGATTTCTCCACCCGGGTCAATCCCGGTAGCCAGGATGAGCTTGGCTGGCTGGCGCGCGACTTTAACCAGCTCGCCAGCACGCTGGAGCGCAATCAGCAAATGCGCCGCGATTTTATGGCGGATATTTCGCACGAACTGCGCACGCCGCTGGCGGTGCTGCGCGGCGAACTGGAGGCGATTCAGGATGGTGTGCGGCAGTTCACGCCGGAATCGGTAGCCTCGCTGCAGGCAGAAGTCGCCACGCTCACCAAGCTGGTCAATGACCTGCACCAGTTATCGATGTCCGATGAAGGGGCGCTGGCCTACCAGAAAGCGCCGGTGGATGTGGTGTCGCTGGTCGAAGTCGCCGCAGGCGCTTTCCGCGAGCGTTACGCCAGCCGCAATCTGACCCTTTCTCTTGAAGTGCCCGCCAGCGCCACGGTGTTTGGCGATCCCGATCGCCTGATGCAGTTATTTAACAACCTGCTGGAAAACAGCCTGCGCTACACCGATGCGGGCGGGCAAACGCTTATCCAGGTCATGACCCGCGACAACACGCTGGTGATGCGTTTTGCCGACAGCGCACCGGGCGTCAGCGATGAGCAACTCAAACGGCTGTTCGAGCGTTTTTATCGCACGGAAGGCTCGCGTAACCGTGCCAGCGGCGGCTCCGGCCTGGGGCTGGCTATTTGTTTGAATATTGTGGAAGCGCACGGTGGCGCTATCCACGCGGCGCACTCGCCATTCGGCGGGGTTAGCATTACAGTTGAACTACCGCTTGAACGCGAAAAAACGAGAGATGTATGACTGAGTTACCGATCGATGAAAACACGCCACGCATCCTGGTTGTTGAAGATGAGCCTAAGCTTGGGCAGTTGCTGCTCGACTATCTGCGCGCGGCAAGCTACGCGCCAACGCTGATTAACCACGGCGATCAGGTGCTCTCTTACGTGCGCCAGACGCCGCCGGATCTGATCCTGCTGGATTTGATGCTGCCCGGTACCGACGGGTTAACGTTATGTCGGGAAATCCGCCGTTTTTCTAACGTGCCCATTATTATGGTGACGGCGAAAATCGAAGAGATCGACCGCCTGCTGGGGCTGGAGATTGGCGCGGATGATTACATCTGCAAACCTTACAGCCCGCGTGAAGTGGTGGCGCGCGTGAAAACCATTCTGCGCCGTTGCAAACCGCAGCGTGAGCTGGAACGGCTGGATGCTGAAAGCCCGCTGATTGTCGATGAAGGGCGTTTTCAGGCGAGCTGGCACAACAAGCTGCTGGATCTCACGCCCGCTGAGTTTCGCCTGCTGAAAACCCTCTCCAGCGAGCCGGGCAAAGTGTTCTCCCGCGAGCAGTTGCTTAACCATCTGTATGACGACTACCGCGTGGTAACGGACCGTACCATCGACAGCCATATCAAAAACCTGCGTCGCAAACTCGAAGCGCTGGATGAAGAACAATCCTTTATCCGCGCCGTTTACGGTGTCGGTTACCGCTGGGAAGCCGACGCCTGCAAACTGGCGTAAGCCGTATGTCGGGCGCATGCGCCCGACACGCTCCGGTCGAGTTATTTACGCAGCAACCGCTGCAAACGCTGTTTATGCCACTGGCTAATCAGATTCGCGAAGACAAAAATCCGCAACCCTTTCACCGCCACCAGCCCGCCCCAAATCGCCGCCACCCATAATGACCAATGGCTCTCCGGCGAGGTGCTGCGGTTGAGGAAAAACAGCAGCACGCAGACGATAACGGCGGTGATCAACATGCGCCAGAAACTGCTTTCGGCGTCGAGCTGTTCCCGCGCGGCGGTGATGCGTTTATCCAGCGCCTCTTCGCCGGCCTCGCTCTGCGCGGAAAGCTCGGTGACGCTGACGCCAAACACCGCCGCCAGTGCGCTGAGTGTTTCCAGCGAAGGCTGATCGCCATTTTCAATTCTCTGCACGGTTCTGACGCTCAGCGCCGCCATCTCTGCCAGTTGTTCCTGTGACCAGGCCCGAGCCAGACGTAATGCTTTTACTTTGTTATCGCTCATACTCTTTCTCCTGATGAATCCGGCCTGTAGTGTCACCCAACCCCGCAGACAGCAACACGATCCGCACCTGACAGCGACCCGACAGCAGCCTGACACGGCCTGTCGTCAAGTATAACTCCGGTGAATATGTCTTCAGTGAACAACGGCGCAATCCTCTGTATGATGGCTGCCGCCTGGGGCATAGTATCGTTTCGTCAGCCGCCAGGCCTGACAACAATAAAAGGAAAGGGATAGTGAGGAAATACTACTACGGTGCGCTGACACTCTTATTTGCAGCATTCAACTGCCAGGCAGAGCTAACCGAAGCACAGATGGATGCAGACTGCGCGAAAATCGCCGATTACGCCAAAAAAGGCGATCAATATTACAAAGCGAAAGATTACCCCAAAGCGCGCGAGGCTTTCGAAGAACAGGCGGCATGGCTGGAGCAGTGCGAATCAGGCAAAGATAAACCGAATGATGTGTTGATAGCCACCGCCTACAACAATGTCGCGCTTACCTGGATCCGCCAGGGCGACTACCGCAAAGCGCAGGCGTGGCTGTCCATTATGC is a window of Enterobacter sp. R4-368 DNA encoding:
- a CDS encoding MFS transporter — translated: MNELPKNIRWQLWIVAFGFFMQSLDTTIVNTALPSMAKSLGESPLHMHMVVVAYVLTVAVMLPASGWLADRVGVRNIFFAAIVLFTTGSLFCAQASTLDQLVMARVLQGVGGAMMVPVGRLTVMKIVPRDQYMAAMTFVTLPGQVGPLLGPALGGILVEYASWHWIFLINLPVGILGAIATLSLMPNYTLQTRRFDMAGFVLLAGGMATLTLALDGNRGLGLTSWQLGALVAVGAAAMLFYLLHARGNDGALFNLRLFRTPSFSLGLAGSFAGRIGSGMLPFMTPVFLQIGLGFSPFHAGLMMIPMVLGSMGMKRIVVQVVNRFGYRRALVCSTLGLAAISLLFMATALLGWYYLLPVVLFCQGMINSMRFSSMNTLTLKDLPDELASGGNSLLSMIMQLSMSIGVTVAGLLLGLFGQQHLSADSGVAHHVFLYTYLSMAVIISLPALLFARVPNDASQNVVIARRNRRAS
- the baeR gene encoding two-component system response regulator BaeR, which produces MTELPIDENTPRILVVEDEPKLGQLLLDYLRAASYAPTLINHGDQVLSYVRQTPPDLILLDLMLPGTDGLTLCREIRRFSNVPIIMVTAKIEEIDRLLGLEIGADDYICKPYSPREVVARVKTILRRCKPQRELERLDAESPLIVDEGRFQASWHNKLLDLTPAEFRLLKTLSSEPGKVFSREQLLNHLYDDYRVVTDRTIDSHIKNLRRKLEALDEEQSFIRAVYGVGYRWEADACKLA
- the baeS gene encoding two-component system sensor histidine kinase BaeS, whose amino-acid sequence is MKFWRPGITAKLFLAILATCIVLLITMHWAVRLSFEHGFIDYIKRGNEQRLQMLSDSLAEQYAQNGSWQFLRNNDRVIFQLLRSFERDNDREEDRPGEPPREMDNNAPPGMEPGGERDMRSGPNDEMERSPGPPPPDMPPHGWRTKFWVADQDNNVLVGPRSPVPKDGTRRAIVVNNATVGWVIASPIERLTRNTDINFERQQRRTSWLIVGLATLLAALATFPLARGLLAPVKRLVDGTHRLASGDFSTRVNPGSQDELGWLARDFNQLASTLERNQQMRRDFMADISHELRTPLAVLRGELEAIQDGVRQFTPESVASLQAEVATLTKLVNDLHQLSMSDEGALAYQKAPVDVVSLVEVAAGAFRERYASRNLTLSLEVPASATVFGDPDRLMQLFNNLLENSLRYTDAGGQTLIQVMTRDNTLVMRFADSAPGVSDEQLKRLFERFYRTEGSRNRASGGSGLGLAICLNIVEAHGGAIHAAHSPFGGVSITVELPLEREKTRDV
- a CDS encoding helix-turn-helix domain-containing protein, coding for MSDNKVKALRLARAWSQEQLAEMAALSVRTVQRIENGDQPSLETLSALAAVFGVSVTELSAQSEAGEEALDKRITAAREQLDAESSFWRMLITAVIVCVLLFFLNRSTSPESHWSLWVAAIWGGLVAVKGLRIFVFANLISQWHKQRLQRLLRK